One window of Coriobacteriia bacterium genomic DNA carries:
- a CDS encoding helix-turn-helix transcriptional regulator, with translation MEDQLDRESLNEPVPETAFIDLEELSQRVMIARIRKGMRSVPPLLEAIEQYVSDHHLDKGISRGVMYRIERGVYNPSADELVLLTRVLEPEGGMEYFMPFKRGVE, from the coding sequence ATGGAGGATCAATTGGATCGGGAATCTCTGAATGAGCCGGTACCGGAGACGGCATTTATCGATTTGGAAGAACTTTCACAGCGGGTGATGATCGCGCGGATTCGGAAGGGTATGAGATCGGTGCCGCCACTGCTTGAGGCAATCGAGCAATACGTGAGCGACCATCATCTCGACAAGGGAATATCTCGTGGCGTCATGTACCGCATCGAGCGCGGGGTCTATAACCCGAGCGCCGACGAGTTGGTCCTTCTAACGCGCGTGCTTGAGCCCGAGGGCGGCATGGAGTACTTCATGCCGTTCAAGAGAGGTGTTGAGTAA
- a CDS encoding helix-turn-helix domain-containing protein: protein MPDRDQPEIVYVAPVQRLALTVEEAAAAIGISKNALYEDLIKRDAIPYLKFGRTIRIPVSALTKWLDEKAEEHATVIER, encoded by the coding sequence GTGCCAGATAGAGACCAGCCAGAGATTGTCTATGTCGCCCCGGTTCAACGCTTAGCTCTTACGGTCGAAGAGGCTGCTGCGGCTATCGGTATCAGCAAGAACGCGCTCTACGAAGACCTCATAAAGCGCGATGCGATCCCTTATCTCAAGTTCGGGCGAACGATCCGCATACCAGTGTCGGCGCTGACTAAGTGGCTCGACGAAAAAGCAGAGGAGCATGCGACGGTGATTGAACGATGA